A window from Salvia miltiorrhiza cultivar Shanhuang (shh) chromosome 2, IMPLAD_Smil_shh, whole genome shotgun sequence encodes these proteins:
- the LOC131012700 gene encoding GDSL esterase/lipase At2g04570-like codes for MKISYAWPHLFLLLAATATAKVPAMAKVPAIVVFGDSSVDAGNNNQIPTIARSNFLPYGRDFSGGKATGRFSNGRIATDFISEAFGLRPTVPAYLDPAYNISDFAVGVTFASAGTGYDNATSDVLGVIPMWKELEYYKEYQKRLRAYLGDGKTIYTISNSLYIISIGTNDFLENYYAFNSQRRTQYTVDGYQQYLVGLARNFIVNLHGLGARKISLGGLPPMGCMPLERAQNLQNGNECMETYNIVAMSFNQKLYDLTRELNKEIPGLKLVFSNPYFVLLQLIQKPSSYGFEESQRACCATGMFEMGYACQRSPLTCTDANKYVFWDAFHPSEHTNKMVADHVMKTALYKFI; via the exons ATGAAAATCTCATATGCATGGCCGCACCTTTTCCTCCTGCTCGCCGCCACGGCGACGGCCAAAGTCCCGGCGATGGCCAAAGTTCCGGCCATCGTCGTCTTCGGCGACTCGTCGGTCGACGCCGGGAACAACAACCAGATTCCGACGATCGCCCGGAGCAATTTCCTGCCCTACGGCCGTGACTTTTCCGGTGGAAAGGCCACCGGAAGGTTTTCAAACGGCCGGATCGCCACCGACTTCATATCGGAGGCGTTCGGGCTCCGGCCGACGGTGCCGGCTTACTTAGATCCGGCGTATAACATTTCGGATTTTGCAGTGGGAGTCACATTTGCTTCTGCAGGGACTGGATATGATAATGCAACTTCTGATGTGCTA GGAGTTATTCCTATGTGGAAGGAATTGGAATACTACAAAGAATACCAAAAGAGACTAAGAGCCTATCTTGGTGATGGGAAGACCATTTATACCATCTCCAATTCACTATACATTATAAGTATAGGAACAAATGATTTTTTGGAAAATTATTATGCGTTTAATTCGCAAAGACGAACACAGTATACGGTGGACGGGTATCAACAATACCTCGTCGGACTCGCCAGAAACTTCATTGTTAACCTGCACGGCCTCGGGGCCCGCAAAATCAGCCTCGGGGGCCTTCCCCCGATGGGCTGCATGCCCTTGGAGAGGGCCCAAAACCTACAAAATGGGAATGAATGCATGGAGACTTATAACATAGTGGCCATGAGCTTCAATCAGAAATTGTATGATTTAACAAGAGAGCTAAATAAGGAAATACCTGGGCTCAAATTGGTCTTCTCCAACCCCTACTTTGTTCTACTACAACTAATCCAAAAGCCATCCTCTTATG GGTTTGAAGAGTCTCAGAGGGCGTGTTGTGCCACAGGGATGTTTGAGATGGGCTACGCCTGCCAGCGTAGCCCCCTCACGTGCACGGATGCGAATAAATACGTATTTTGGGATGCGTTCCACCCGTCAGAGCACACAAATAAAATGGTAGCGGATCATGTTATGAAGACTGCATTGTACAAGTTCATATGA
- the LOC131012699 gene encoding protein disulfide isomerase-like 2-3: MEISPLIALLLLSILGNRGVYALYGPSSPVVQLNPNNFKSKVLNSNGIVLVEFFAPWCGHCKALTPAWEKAATVLKGVATVAALDADAHQALAQEYGIKGFPTIKVFAPGKPPADYQGARDAKPIVEFALQQVKALLKERLDGKSGGGSSQKSEPSASVELNSRNFDELVLKSKELWVVEFFAPWCGHCKKLAPEWKKAANSLKGQVKLGHVDCDADKSLMSRYNVQGFPTIMVFGADKDSPFPYEGARTASAIESFALQQLEANAAPPEVTELTSPDVVEEKCGSAAICFVAFLPDILDSKAEGRNKYIELLLSVAEKFRKSPYSFLWAAAGKQPDLEQHVGVGGYGYPALVALNLKKKAYAPLKSAFERDQISEFVKEAGRGGKGTLPLAVNPEIVKTEPWDGKDGEIIEEDEFSLDELMGDDTASASKDEL, encoded by the exons ATGGAGATATCGCCGTTGATCGCACTTCTCCTTCTCTCAATACTCGGAAATCGTGGTGTTTATGCACTGTACGGACCTTCCTCCCCCGTTGTTCAGCTAAACCCTAACAATTTCAAGTCCAAG GTACTCAATTCGAATGGTATAGTTTTAGTTGAGTTTTTCGCGCCATGGTGTGGTCATTGTAAAGCTCTGACACCAGCGTGGGAGAAGGCGGCTACTGTCTTGAAAGGTGTAGCAACCGTTGCAGCTTTAGATGCCGATGCTCACCAGGCACTAGCTCAG GAATATGGGATTAAAGGATTTCCTACCATCAAAGTCTTTGCACCAGGAAAACCCCCTGCAGATTATCAAGGAGCTAGAGATGCCAAGCCTATTGTCGAATTTGCATTGCAACAG GTCAAAGCACTCCTGAAAGAGCGTCTGGATGGGAAATCAGGAGGAGGATCAAGTCAGAAATCAGAACCAAGTGCATCAGTGGAACTGAACTCACGCAATTTTGATGAATTGGTACTCAAAAGCAAGGAACTATGGGTTGTGGAGTTCTTTGCTCCTTG GTGTGGTCACTGCAAGAAGCTTGCACCTGAGTGGAAAAAGGCAGCTAACAGTCTCAAGGGTCAAGTGAAGTTAGGTCACGTTGACTGTGATGCAGATAAG TCTTTGATGAGCAGGTATAACGTGCAAGGTTTTCCCACTATCATGGTGTTTGGTGCCGACAAAGACAGTCCCTTCCCATACGAAGGTGCAAGAACTGCATCGGCAATTGAATCGTTCGCTCTGCAGCAGCTGGAAGCGAATGCTGCCCCTCCTGAAGTGACTGAATTGACTAGCCCA GATGTTGTGGAAGAGAAGTGTGGCTCAGCCGCCATCTGCTTCGTAGCCTTCCTCCCCGACATACTGGACTCCAAGGCGGAAGGTAGAAACAAATACATCGAGCTGCTGCTATCGGTTGCAGAGAAGTTCAGAAAGAGCCCTTACAG TTTCCTCTGGGCTGCTGCGGGGAAGCAGCCGGATCTCGAGCAGCACGTCGGAGTCGGAGGCTACGGGTATCCAGCACTGGTGGCCCTCAACTTGAAGAAGAAAGCTTACGCCCCACTTAAGAGCGCCTTCGAGCGCGACCAGATATC AGAGTTTGTGAAAGAAGCCGGGCGTGGCGGGAAGGGCACTCTGCCGTTGGCCGTTAACCCTGAGATCGTGAAGACCGAGCCGTGGGATGGGAAAGACGGTGAAATAATCGAAGAAGACGAGTTCTCCCTCGATGAACTCATGGGAGATGACACTGCCAGTGCTAGCAAAGATGAGCTCTAG
- the LOC131012698 gene encoding uncharacterized protein LOC131012698, which yields MRGGMYRSIPRLRASGSSIMKSIAASQLRRKAMNSFSAAQDTYSSIKDLFERHKVVFTVSTSIASVVTAWAGYSLRQLHQSRVEQKLESIEKAMKNNYQMEDPELRRLVSGTVSLPACLATAGTGLIIGFGLGWRGGARYTNRRLQREQMKLLGQLKPKRWPLKLKFFKRPILKRRLQENADKISEPLQKDASPQKC from the exons ATGAGAGGAGGAATGTATAGAAGTATACCGCGATTGAGGGCGTCGGGCTCCTCGATTATGAAGTCTATTGCAGCATCGCAGCTGAGAAGAAAAGCTATGAATTCTTTCTCTGCTGCTCAGGACACTTATTCTTCCATAAAG GATTTATTTGAGAGGCATAAGGTGGTGTTTACCGTCTCCACTTCCATTGCATCAGTTGTTACAGCTTGGGCTG GTTATTCTTTACGCCAATTGCATCAGTCGAGAGTCGAGCAGAAGCTTGAATCAATTGAGAAAGCT ATGAAAAACAATTATCAGATGGAAGATCCTGAGTTGAGACGACTAGTCTCGGGAACTGTTAGTTTGCCAGCTTGTCTTGCAACTGCTGGAACCGGTTTGATTATAGG GTTTGGTTTGGGATGGCGAGGCGGAGCGAGGTACACGAACAGGAGGTTGCAGAGGGAACAAATGAAGCTGTTGGGGCAGCTCAAGCCTAAAAGATGGCCGTTGAAGCTGAAGTTTTTCAAAAGGCCGATTTTGAAACGAAGGCTTCAAGAAAATGCAGATAAAATTTCAGAGCCTCTACAGAAGGATGCATCACCTCAAAAATGTTGA